The Geobacter sp. AOG2 genome includes a window with the following:
- a CDS encoding Ig-like domain-containing protein, translating to MNIFRHLLVAMFLVSILASGASAGVPYVSSTTPANNATGVSVSDPIVINFSEAVKWTTVYNNGSYRITVFEDAPNTPFTALTYSPTSDSTRYTLTPTTALKFSTKYRVVVNYRIKSVYTNESMGNNSNTYTFYFTTESAPDTVPPTVTPSSPADGATNVPLNSTIVAQFSEPMTSTSVTTSSFTLNNGVSGTVVYDSTNNTATFTPSSALAGGTTYTATVTTAVTDLAGNHMAANKTWQFTTLIPDTTPPTVLSTSPVSGATSVAVTSAITIVFSESMDPSTITTGTITVAGVSGTVSYDSGTNTATFTPSSSLNYGTDYTATVSTGVKDLAGNALQASRVWTFTTGQNVTPPDVNEYCQVPPFIAGTGVQPNVLLTIDNSGSMMEFAYKTKGKGGGSGTSADSSYDPTTTYYGYFDSTQMYKYTSTSGGFFEVDSTKTLSLTSFWSGNMLNWLTMRRTDVVRKVLVGGKTTPRSANTANYLIPLENTDRDYYKAYGGVYYKIDDGPTVKVCSSSSCSSFSTTYNTKVYVGDQPPQDGLVLRYSDRIRFGIMFFNDDGSRYEDGSNSDRDGGNVAVDIGSTGTNLITQIENTDPSTWTPLAESFYEGVRYFEATTSAYNGGTYSGKDPITSSCQRNFMLILTDGEATKDQNLPGGSFNNKAGTKSNQVTDSYGFNIKTWMDAIGTNEGTTSLYSTDPGSNGSYYLAGVAYYAHNTDLRSSTVGNGAISGTQNLITYTVFAFDDSAVGRKLLQLASKYGGYDDRDGNGKPYTDSTCGTASPNAKCTEWDKNGDGVPDTYYEANQGSQLQDALTSAFNDILTRVSSGTAASILNNSEGSGASLLQAVFYPKKAFDSGTEVTWVGELQNLWYYLDPYLQLSSIRVDTVSDYKLSLLDDNIAQFYFDSSTNQTLVRLSKDVNGTGTTTVDLGTYSPDDATNVKSLWRAGKLLWSRDLTSDNRTIYTHTGLAAYDTVVNSGGDATGLASFSSALKNDLSVQSYLRAANATEANKLISYIRGSDQSGYRTRAATIAGAAGTWRLGDIISSTPKIEGNVGLNSYHQDIPTGYTDSSYSQFIKSNDYTNRGMAYVGANDGMLHAFRMGVLQELTDPCRQSGANQATCAADKSQINDYTVVTSGANQGANANIRADAADNIGREEWAYVPRQALPYLKFLSDADYPHLFYVDGTPLIVDVAVNKHTECASAGTANYWDCAKQTRYTTVSGVQTKNLDVANTSWKTVLIGSTGLGGASRNRGGAGACYGAGSDCVKTPMADLGYSSYFALDVTNPKEPKYMWEFHGDPTAGATAALKGGNLGFATTGPVIVRVGGATKNGRWFAVFASGPTGTIDATNHQFLGRSDQPLRLFIVDVATGALVKTIDTGIANAFAGSVSNGAIDNDRSFPNKSGFYQDDAAYIGYVQKTDSTHWTSGGVIRLVTNESIDPNDASKPWTWSSVISGVGPVTTAVTKLQDRGNGKLWLYFGTGRYFYKNATEIDDEDNGRRIYGIQEPCYDAAAVKISPTCTTSLSTAQLLDQTTTPTSTLASTYKGWYINLDTSALNDGYASERVITDPVASTNGVVFFTTFRPTGDVCGYGGNSYIWAVNYATGSTPATNAMKGKLMVQVSTGAFAEVSMSSGFTAKDNRRSTSAIQGVPPKAQGLSLLTNPKPVKKIIHIQEK from the coding sequence ATGAACATCTTCAGACACCTGCTGGTAGCCATGTTCTTGGTCTCCATCCTGGCAAGCGGCGCCAGCGCCGGGGTGCCGTACGTCAGTTCGACGACCCCCGCGAACAATGCGACCGGCGTCAGCGTCAGCGATCCCATTGTCATCAACTTCAGCGAAGCGGTCAAGTGGACCACGGTCTACAATAACGGTTCGTACCGTATTACCGTATTCGAGGATGCCCCCAACACGCCGTTCACCGCACTTACCTATTCGCCGACCTCGGACAGCACCAGGTATACCCTGACGCCGACAACGGCGCTCAAGTTTTCGACAAAATACCGGGTGGTCGTCAATTATCGCATAAAGAGCGTCTACACCAACGAGAGTATGGGTAACAACAGCAATACCTATACCTTTTATTTCACCACGGAATCCGCCCCCGATACGGTGCCCCCCACCGTGACGCCGAGTTCCCCCGCCGACGGAGCGACCAATGTCCCGCTGAATTCCACGATCGTTGCCCAGTTCAGCGAACCCATGACTTCCACGAGCGTCACGACCAGCTCCTTTACCTTGAATAACGGCGTAAGCGGGACGGTCGTCTACGATTCCACCAACAATACGGCGACGTTTACCCCGAGTTCAGCCCTTGCCGGCGGCACGACCTACACCGCAACCGTTACGACCGCGGTAACCGACCTGGCCGGCAACCACATGGCTGCGAACAAGACCTGGCAGTTTACCACCCTGATTCCGGATACGACGCCCCCCACCGTTCTTTCCACGTCGCCGGTCAGCGGCGCCACCTCCGTCGCGGTCACCTCGGCCATAACCATTGTCTTTTCCGAGTCCATGGATCCCAGCACCATCACCACAGGCACCATTACCGTGGCCGGTGTGAGCGGGACGGTGAGCTACGACAGCGGCACCAACACGGCAACCTTTACGCCGTCGTCCAGCCTGAATTACGGCACCGATTACACCGCTACGGTGTCGACCGGGGTCAAGGACCTGGCGGGGAACGCCCTGCAGGCCTCGCGGGTCTGGACCTTCACCACCGGGCAGAATGTCACGCCCCCGGACGTGAACGAATACTGCCAGGTGCCGCCTTTCATCGCCGGCACCGGCGTGCAGCCGAACGTGCTGCTTACGATCGACAACTCCGGCAGCATGATGGAGTTTGCCTACAAAACCAAGGGCAAGGGCGGTGGGTCGGGCACCAGCGCCGATAGCAGCTATGATCCGACTACTACCTATTACGGCTACTTCGATTCCACGCAGATGTATAAATACACCTCCACGTCGGGCGGCTTTTTCGAGGTGGACAGTACGAAAACCCTGTCCCTTACGAGTTTCTGGTCCGGCAACATGCTCAACTGGCTGACCATGCGGCGAACCGACGTCGTGCGCAAGGTCCTGGTGGGGGGCAAGACCACCCCGCGTTCCGCCAATACCGCCAACTATCTGATCCCTCTCGAGAACACCGACAGGGACTACTATAAGGCCTATGGCGGCGTTTATTACAAGATTGACGACGGCCCCACCGTCAAGGTGTGTTCGTCTTCCTCATGTTCCAGTTTTTCAACGACATACAATACAAAAGTGTATGTGGGGGATCAACCTCCCCAGGATGGTCTGGTGTTGCGTTATTCGGACCGCATCCGTTTCGGCATCATGTTCTTCAATGACGACGGCTCGCGTTACGAGGACGGCAGCAACTCGGACCGCGACGGCGGCAATGTGGCCGTGGACATCGGCTCCACCGGAACCAATCTCATCACCCAGATCGAGAATACCGATCCGTCCACCTGGACGCCGCTGGCCGAATCGTTCTACGAGGGGGTTCGGTACTTCGAGGCCACGACCAGCGCCTATAACGGCGGCACCTATTCGGGCAAGGACCCCATCACCAGTTCCTGCCAGCGGAACTTCATGCTGATCCTGACGGACGGGGAAGCGACGAAGGACCAGAACCTGCCGGGTGGCTCGTTTAACAATAAGGCCGGCACCAAGAGCAATCAGGTGACCGACAGCTATGGGTTCAACATCAAGACCTGGATGGACGCCATCGGCACCAACGAGGGCACGACCAGTCTCTACAGCACGGACCCCGGCTCCAATGGGTCGTATTATCTGGCCGGCGTTGCCTATTATGCGCACAATACCGATCTGCGCAGCTCAACGGTCGGAAACGGGGCGATTAGCGGCACGCAGAACCTGATAACGTACACGGTCTTTGCCTTTGACGATTCCGCCGTAGGAAGAAAGCTGCTCCAGCTTGCTTCAAAATATGGCGGGTATGATGACCGCGACGGGAACGGCAAGCCATATACCGATAGTACCTGCGGCACGGCGTCGCCGAATGCAAAATGCACCGAGTGGGATAAAAACGGCGACGGCGTTCCCGACACCTATTATGAAGCCAACCAGGGAAGCCAGCTTCAGGATGCCCTGACGTCGGCCTTTAACGACATCCTGACCCGCGTTTCCTCCGGGACGGCCGCCTCGATCCTGAACAACAGCGAGGGGAGCGGCGCCAGCCTGCTGCAGGCGGTGTTCTATCCCAAGAAGGCCTTCGACAGCGGCACGGAGGTCACCTGGGTCGGGGAGCTGCAGAACCTCTGGTACTACCTCGATCCTTATCTGCAACTGAGTTCGATCAGGGTCGATACGGTCTCCGACTATAAACTGAGCCTTCTGGACGATAACATTGCCCAGTTTTATTTCGATTCCTCCACAAACCAGACCCTGGTGCGCCTGTCGAAAGATGTGAACGGCACGGGAACCACGACCGTTGACCTGGGGACGTACAGCCCCGACGACGCCACCAACGTCAAGAGCCTGTGGCGGGCGGGAAAGCTGCTCTGGTCCCGTGATCTTACAAGCGATAATCGCACCATCTACACCCACACGGGGTTGGCCGCCTACGACACGGTCGTCAACTCGGGGGGGGATGCCACGGGTTTGGCGAGCTTCAGCTCCGCACTGAAGAACGACCTCTCCGTCCAGAGTTATCTGCGCGCCGCCAACGCGACGGAGGCCAATAAGCTTATTTCCTACATACGGGGAAGCGACCAGTCGGGCTATCGCACGCGCGCGGCCACCATAGCGGGTGCCGCGGGAACATGGCGCCTGGGGGACATCATAAGTTCGACCCCCAAGATAGAGGGCAACGTGGGGCTCAACTCCTACCACCAGGACATACCGACCGGCTATACCGACAGTTCCTACAGCCAGTTCATCAAGTCCAACGACTACACCAATCGCGGCATGGCCTATGTGGGGGCCAACGACGGCATGTTGCACGCATTCAGGATGGGGGTTCTGCAGGAGCTGACCGATCCGTGCCGCCAGAGTGGGGCAAACCAGGCTACCTGTGCCGCCGATAAGTCTCAAATCAACGATTATACGGTTGTTACCTCCGGAGCGAACCAGGGGGCCAATGCCAATATCAGGGCGGATGCAGCGGATAACATCGGCCGCGAGGAATGGGCCTACGTCCCGAGGCAGGCATTGCCGTACCTGAAATTCCTGAGCGATGCCGATTACCCGCACCTGTTTTATGTGGACGGCACCCCCCTGATCGTGGATGTGGCCGTCAATAAACACACGGAGTGCGCCAGTGCCGGTACGGCCAATTACTGGGACTGCGCCAAACAGACCAGGTACACCACGGTTTCCGGCGTCCAGACCAAAAACCTCGATGTCGCCAACACCAGTTGGAAGACTGTTTTGATCGGCAGCACCGGGCTGGGAGGCGCGAGCCGGAACAGGGGGGGCGCCGGGGCCTGCTACGGCGCCGGCTCGGATTGCGTCAAGACGCCCATGGCCGATCTGGGGTACTCGAGTTACTTCGCCCTGGATGTCACAAACCCCAAAGAGCCGAAGTATATGTGGGAGTTTCACGGCGACCCGACGGCTGGCGCCACCGCCGCCCTGAAGGGCGGCAACCTCGGCTTCGCCACGACCGGCCCGGTGATTGTCCGTGTCGGGGGAGCAACCAAGAACGGTCGCTGGTTCGCGGTCTTTGCGTCCGGGCCTACCGGAACGATCGATGCGACCAATCACCAGTTTCTGGGGCGTTCCGATCAACCTCTCCGCCTGTTCATCGTCGATGTGGCCACGGGGGCTCTCGTGAAGACCATCGACACGGGCATAGCCAATGCCTTTGCCGGATCCGTGTCCAACGGGGCGATCGACAACGACCGTTCATTTCCGAACAAGAGCGGCTTTTATCAGGACGACGCCGCGTATATCGGTTATGTGCAGAAGACCGATTCGACCCATTGGACAAGCGGCGGGGTTATCCGCCTGGTGACCAACGAGAGCATTGACCCTAACGACGCCAGCAAACCATGGACGTGGAGCTCCGTGATCAGTGGCGTCGGCCCCGTCACCACGGCCGTCACCAAGTTGCAGGACAGGGGCAACGGCAAATTATGGCTCTATTTCGGCACCGGCCGGTATTTTTACAAAAACGCCACGGAAATCGACGATGAGGACAATGGCCGCCGTATTTACGGAATCCAGGAACCATGTTACGACGCCGCCGCAGTGAAGATTTCCCCAACCTGCACAACATCCCTGTCTACCGCCCAGTTGCTGGATCAGACGACCACGCCGACGTCGACCCTGGCGTCGACCTATAAGGGATGGTACATTAACCTGGATACCTCGGCCCTGAACGACGGCTATGCATCGGAACGGGTGATAACGGACCCGGTGGCGTCGACGAACGGGGTCGTCTTTTTCACCACCTTCCGGCCCACGGGGGATGTGTGCGGTTACGGGGGCAACTCCTACATCTGGGCGGTCAATTACGCCACCGGCTCGACGCCGGCAACCAATGCCATGAAAGGCAAGCTGATGGTTCAGGTCTCGACCGGGGCCTTCGCAGAGGTTTCCATGTCTTCCGGCTTCACGGCCAAGGACAACCGGCGCTCCACCAGCGCGATCCAGGGGGTGCCGCCGAAAGCCCAGGGCCTTTCGCTTCTGACGAACCCGAAGCCGGTCAAGAAGATTATCCATATCCAGGAAAAGTAA
- a CDS encoding DsbC family protein: MLKVLFFAAAVITLFGSPSFAMDKAGHGTDCTSCHTLSVKEASELLKVTGGTVKSIKPAPIQGMFELLVEKDGRQGLVYIDYAKKRLMQGFVIDLTTLQPVSAHTQEELPQKKQATSLDTKTIPLENAIVMGNPKGDRKLYVFTDPDCPYCRKFHEELKTLAKTAPDVAIYIIPFPLAMHPGAYDKARAILETQSQDVLDKAFAGKEVPKPTQDASKARIDANIKFGNANGISGTPTMVMPDGKIVVGGRDAETLKKMLEEK, from the coding sequence ATGCTCAAGGTACTTTTCTTCGCAGCCGCTGTTATCACGCTTTTCGGTTCCCCGTCATTCGCCATGGACAAAGCGGGGCACGGCACCGACTGCACGTCATGCCACACCCTCTCCGTCAAAGAGGCCTCGGAACTCCTCAAGGTCACCGGCGGGACGGTGAAATCCATCAAGCCGGCTCCCATACAGGGGATGTTCGAGCTTTTGGTGGAAAAGGACGGCAGGCAGGGCCTCGTCTATATCGACTACGCCAAGAAACGGCTCATGCAGGGGTTCGTTATCGATCTGACGACGCTGCAGCCGGTTTCGGCCCACACGCAAGAGGAGTTGCCCCAGAAAAAGCAGGCGACCTCCCTGGACACCAAGACCATTCCCTTGGAAAACGCCATTGTCATGGGCAACCCGAAGGGCGACAGGAAGCTGTACGTGTTCACCGACCCGGACTGCCCCTACTGCCGCAAATTCCATGAAGAACTGAAGACCCTGGCCAAAACCGCGCCTGATGTGGCGATCTACATCATACCGTTCCCGCTGGCCATGCATCCCGGCGCCTACGACAAGGCGCGGGCGATCCTGGAAACCCAGAGTCAGGACGTGCTGGACAAGGCCTTTGCAGGCAAGGAAGTGCCCAAACCGACGCAGGACGCCAGCAAGGCCCGGATCGACGCCAACATCAAGTTCGGCAATGCCAACGGCATTTCGGGCACCCCCACGATGGTCATGCCGGACGGCAAGATCGTGGTCGGGGGCAGGGATGCGGAGACGCTGAAGAAGATGCTGGAAGAGAAATAG
- a CDS encoding sigma-54 dependent transcriptional regulator: MTDSPKHILIIDDEENLRHMLSVMLTRQGYRADTAADGVLGLELLNAATYDFVLCDIRMPEMDGKTLLARALEAGIAAPFIMMSAYGTVDTAVECMKMGAYDFISKPFKKDEIVMVLRKAEERERLKSENRRLREVVAGKDGFCGIISRNPAMREIFSQVGRIAGLKTTALILGESGTGKELVASAIHNCGARAKKPFVAVNCGAIPETLLESELFGHVRGAFTDASGDKAGLFEQADNGTLFLDEIGEMPLSLQVKLLRVLQEEEIRRVGADASRKVNVRVVSATSRDLEADVRSGRFREDLYFRLNVFSITLPPLRERIEDIPLLADYFMAKYAADGGAVPVRIAPDAMRLLSAYDWPGNIRELENVIERATILCAGGAVTAECLPPRVRSGMGAGPAHLPDENLSIKKAEDALERDLIRKALLKTGGNRTKAAIILEISHRSLLYKLKEFGIE; this comes from the coding sequence ATGACAGATTCCCCCAAACATATCCTGATCATCGACGACGAGGAAAACCTCCGCCACATGCTCTCGGTCATGCTGACGCGCCAGGGATACCGGGCCGATACGGCCGCCGACGGCGTCCTGGGGCTGGAACTCCTCAATGCGGCGACATATGATTTCGTCCTCTGCGATATCCGCATGCCGGAGATGGACGGCAAGACCCTTCTGGCGCGGGCGCTGGAAGCGGGCATCGCTGCGCCGTTCATCATGATGTCCGCCTACGGGACGGTGGACACGGCGGTGGAGTGCATGAAGATGGGGGCCTACGACTTCATCTCCAAACCGTTTAAAAAAGACGAGATCGTGATGGTGTTGAGGAAGGCCGAGGAACGGGAGCGCCTCAAGTCGGAAAACCGGCGGCTGCGGGAGGTCGTGGCCGGCAAGGACGGCTTCTGCGGCATCATCAGCCGCAATCCGGCCATGCGGGAGATCTTCTCCCAGGTCGGCAGGATCGCCGGCCTCAAGACCACCGCGCTGATCCTGGGGGAATCGGGCACCGGCAAGGAACTGGTGGCAAGCGCCATCCACAACTGCGGCGCCAGGGCAAAGAAACCCTTCGTGGCGGTCAATTGCGGTGCCATCCCCGAGACCCTTTTGGAAAGCGAGTTGTTCGGCCATGTGCGCGGCGCGTTCACCGACGCCTCTGGCGACAAGGCCGGCCTGTTCGAGCAGGCCGACAACGGGACCCTTTTTCTCGACGAGATCGGCGAGATGCCGCTTTCCCTGCAGGTCAAGCTGTTGCGCGTGCTCCAGGAGGAGGAGATCCGCCGGGTGGGGGCCGACGCATCCCGCAAGGTCAATGTGCGGGTCGTCTCGGCCACATCGCGGGACCTGGAAGCGGATGTGCGCTCGGGCCGTTTCCGCGAGGATCTCTACTTCCGGCTCAATGTCTTCAGCATCACCTTGCCGCCCTTGCGGGAGCGTATCGAGGATATCCCCCTCCTGGCGGACTATTTCATGGCCAAATATGCGGCCGACGGCGGCGCCGTGCCGGTCAGGATCGCCCCGGACGCCATGCGCCTCTTGTCGGCATACGATTGGCCCGGCAATATCCGCGAACTGGAAAACGTCATCGAGCGCGCCACGATCCTCTGCGCCGGCGGCGCCGTTACCGCCGAATGCCTGCCGCCCAGGGTCAGGAGCGGAATGGGGGCAGGCCCGGCGCACCTGCCGGACGAAAACCTTTCCATCAAAAAGGCCGAAGACGCCCTGGAGCGGGACCTTATCCGCAAGGCGCTGCTCAAGACCGGCGGCAACCGCACCAAGGCGGCCATAATCCTGGAGATCAGTCACCGTTCCCTGCTCTATAAGCTCAAGGAATTCGGTATCGAGTAG
- a CDS encoding sensor histidine kinase, producing the protein MVSPHGQLRQGIAVATVRLSLTASILAFLTCMLLLAWLLFSTLAFKTSANDLYSQKGEYGRTLLSVFTAQLPDVVPTFPEGMIQPMSSPAVFAQKLADEGAFARLSLLDANGKIIFTVGNESADVYLPFSGSPQSQERGVVLQGGAAIARVIPVIRNGVAVGRAGIVLTLAAENERLHRSQKLFMAYFVIDFILLLGFGSYILSQIVVKPINRLLTATGKITGGQYGQQVHVSGSAELVRLAESFNEMSRSLLGKEQQVTEHVAALERANAELHQAREEAVHTEKMASIGLLAAGMAHEVGTPLASIMGYAELLSGEQPDNPVIQDYARRISGDCSRIDRIVRGLLDFARPRGSAVEACDLDRLIAETLELLAQQGVFKHIKVTTQKDDHLPPALVDPHQLQQVLINLILNSRDAMQGGGKLALRVRQEACPVFLRQPADCLRLDVMDSGGGIPEEDLSRIFDPFFTTKPPGKGTGLGLAISARIIEAFGGRITVKSVPGTGSCFTLWLPAQAGC; encoded by the coding sequence GTGGTATCTCCACATGGGCAGCTTCGCCAGGGGATAGCGGTGGCTACGGTCCGGCTCAGCCTGACGGCATCCATCCTGGCCTTTCTGACCTGCATGTTGCTCCTGGCGTGGCTGCTTTTCAGCACGCTTGCCTTCAAAACCTCCGCCAACGATCTCTATTCCCAGAAGGGCGAGTACGGCCGGACGCTCCTGAGCGTCTTTACCGCCCAATTGCCCGATGTGGTGCCGACCTTTCCCGAGGGAATGATCCAACCCATGTCCTCTCCGGCCGTATTCGCCCAAAAACTGGCCGATGAGGGCGCATTCGCGCGCTTGAGCCTCCTCGATGCCAACGGGAAGATCATCTTTACCGTCGGCAACGAGTCGGCGGATGTGTACCTGCCCTTCAGCGGTTCCCCCCAATCCCAGGAGCGCGGCGTGGTCCTGCAGGGCGGGGCGGCTATCGCCCGCGTCATTCCCGTGATACGCAACGGCGTCGCCGTGGGCAGGGCGGGGATCGTGCTGACGCTCGCCGCGGAGAATGAGCGCCTGCATCGTTCGCAAAAGCTCTTCATGGCCTATTTCGTCATCGACTTCATTCTCCTTCTCGGATTCGGCTCCTATATCCTGTCGCAGATCGTGGTAAAGCCCATCAACCGCCTCCTGACCGCCACCGGAAAGATCACCGGCGGCCAGTACGGCCAGCAGGTGCATGTCTCCGGCAGCGCGGAACTTGTCCGCCTGGCCGAATCCTTCAACGAGATGTCCCGTTCCCTGCTCGGCAAGGAACAGCAGGTCACCGAACATGTGGCGGCCCTGGAAAGGGCCAACGCCGAGTTGCATCAGGCGCGGGAAGAGGCGGTTCACACCGAGAAGATGGCCTCCATCGGGCTTCTGGCGGCCGGCATGGCCCACGAGGTCGGTACGCCTTTGGCATCCATCATGGGCTACGCCGAACTGCTTTCCGGCGAACAGCCGGACAATCCCGTCATTCAGGATTACGCGCGGCGCATCTCGGGCGATTGCAGCCGTATCGACCGTATCGTGCGGGGGCTTCTGGATTTCGCCCGGCCCAGGGGCAGCGCCGTGGAGGCGTGCGACCTGGACCGCCTCATTGCCGAGACGCTCGAACTGCTTGCGCAGCAGGGGGTGTTCAAGCATATCAAGGTCACCACCCAGAAGGACGATCATCTTCCGCCGGCGCTGGTCGATCCCCACCAACTGCAACAGGTGCTGATCAATCTGATTCTCAACAGCCGCGACGCCATGCAGGGTGGCGGCAAGCTGGCCCTGCGGGTCAGGCAGGAGGCCTGCCCGGTCTTCCTTCGCCAGCCGGCCGACTGCCTGCGCCTCGATGTGATGGACAGCGGCGGGGGGATACCCGAAGAGGACCTTTCGCGCATCTTCGATCCTTTTTTCACCACCAAGCCGCCCGGAAAGGGAACCGGCCTGGGGCTCGCCATATCGGCGCGCATCATCGAGGCCTTCGGGGGCAGGATTACCGTCAAGAGCGTGCCGGGTACGGGAAGTTGCTTCACTTTATGGCTACCCGCCCAAGCAGGTTGTTGA
- a CDS encoding A24 family peptidase: MPNLLVLDLFALAFGLVTGSFLNVCISRMPRNESVVFPPSHCPLCNYRIRWYDNIPLLSYLFLRGRCRGCGGHISLLYPLVELLNGLLTLALFWRFGLSLSFLALFLFCSALVVITFIDMEHQIIPDQISLPGIVIGFLFSFFLPWQSWLNSLVGILLGGGSLLLVASCYQWLTGKEGMGGGDIKLLAMMGAFLGWKAIPFIIFASSLVGSVIGVSMMLIQKKDSKLAIPFGPYLAFGAVLYIFYGRQLIQWYLHMGSFARG; this comes from the coding sequence ATGCCCAACCTTCTCGTCCTTGACCTATTTGCCCTTGCGTTCGGCCTGGTTACCGGCTCGTTCCTGAACGTCTGCATCAGCCGCATGCCCAGGAACGAATCGGTGGTTTTTCCGCCGTCCCACTGCCCGCTCTGCAATTACCGCATCCGCTGGTACGACAATATCCCGCTTCTGAGCTATCTGTTCCTTCGGGGCAGATGCCGCGGCTGCGGGGGGCATATCTCGCTCCTCTATCCGTTGGTGGAGTTGTTGAACGGGCTTTTGACCCTGGCCCTGTTCTGGCGTTTCGGGCTTTCCCTGAGCTTCCTGGCGCTCTTCCTCTTCTGTTCCGCCCTGGTGGTGATCACCTTCATCGATATGGAACACCAGATCATTCCGGACCAGATCTCCCTGCCCGGTATCGTGATCGGCTTTCTGTTCTCCTTCTTTCTGCCGTGGCAGAGCTGGCTCAACTCCCTGGTGGGGATTCTCCTGGGAGGGGGCAGCCTGCTGCTGGTCGCCTCCTGTTACCAGTGGCTGACCGGCAAGGAGGGCATGGGCGGGGGCGATATCAAGCTCCTGGCCATGATGGGGGCCTTTCTGGGCTGGAAAGCCATCCCCTTCATCATCTTCGCCAGTTCCCTGGTCGGGTCGGTGATCGGCGTGTCCATGATGCTGATCCAGAAGAAGGATTCCAAGCTGGCCATTCCTTTCGGCCCCTATCTGGCCTTTGGCGCGGTACTGTATATCTTCTACGGCAGGCAGCTCATCCAGTGGTATCTCCACATGGGCAGCTTCGCCAGGGGATAG